From Pseudanabaena sp. PCC 6802, one genomic window encodes:
- the ppk1 gene encoding polyphosphate kinase 1, with translation MPRARRTVAKPKGTILLNQQVNPSHLFNRELSWIAFNQRVLSEGLDPRTPLLERVKFFSIFSTNLDEFFMVRVSRAKKKIADGLDILTDDGLTLPAQLKAIRTALLPLVKQQHVSFEQQLRVELKQADIHILDYSDLSAKHEKHLKEYFQSQLFPVLTPLAVDPGHPFPYISNLSLSLAVVVYDEHTDEKHFARVKVPHLLPRFVPIPDAPGHTFIPLEQAIAHNLEALFPGMTILEYYPFRITRDAELDIEEEEADDLISVLQAELRKQKFGPIVRMEITASAPASIRADLMHRLGIEEEDVYDIEGLLDLGDLIALANLPLPQLKDKPWRSVSHPNIKTYEAEDDERTIFDIIRHEGDFLIHHPYHSFTNTVEKFITQAAHDPDVLAIKQTLYRTSGDSPIVHALIAAAENGKQVAVLVELKARFDEANNIVWARKLENAGVHVVYGLRNLKTHTKTALVVRQEGERLIRYFHIGTGNYNSKTARFYSDLGLLSCREDLGADLTELFNYLTGYSRQSEYRKLMVAPVNMRKCFAHLIDREIQHQQNGYASYIIAKMNSLVDPELIAWLYKASQTGVKVDLIVRGICCLRPGVEGISDNIRVMSVIGRFLEHSRIFYFSNGGEEEMFIGSADWMPRNLDARVEVIAPIEEPKLIQELKQILDITLADNRQAWDMQPDGTYIQRHPQPDQPELSCQRRFMAQARPEFAAE, from the coding sequence ATGCCCAGAGCTAGAAGAACTGTTGCCAAGCCTAAAGGAACGATTCTGTTAAACCAACAAGTTAATCCCTCGCATCTATTCAATCGCGAGTTAAGTTGGATTGCATTTAATCAAAGAGTTTTAAGTGAAGGACTTGACCCTCGTACGCCTCTGTTGGAACGAGTTAAATTTTTCTCAATTTTTAGTACTAACCTGGATGAGTTTTTTATGGTGCGGGTATCCCGCGCCAAAAAGAAGATTGCTGATGGCCTGGACATCCTCACAGATGATGGACTTACCTTACCCGCACAACTCAAGGCGATTCGCACTGCCCTACTACCCCTCGTTAAACAGCAACACGTTAGTTTTGAACAACAACTTCGCGTCGAGCTCAAGCAAGCAGATATTCATATCCTTGACTATAGCGATCTGAGTGCTAAGCACGAAAAGCACCTAAAGGAATACTTTCAAAGTCAGCTTTTCCCTGTCCTTACCCCACTAGCAGTTGACCCCGGACATCCATTCCCCTATATTTCCAATCTCAGCCTTAGTCTTGCAGTAGTTGTTTACGATGAGCACACCGATGAAAAGCATTTCGCCCGCGTCAAGGTGCCCCATCTTCTGCCTCGATTTGTCCCCATTCCAGATGCACCAGGACATACATTTATCCCACTGGAGCAAGCGATCGCGCACAACCTGGAAGCCCTATTCCCAGGGATGACCATTTTAGAATACTATCCATTTCGCATCACTCGCGATGCGGAGTTAGATATCGAAGAAGAAGAAGCGGACGATCTGATCTCGGTATTGCAAGCCGAGTTGCGCAAACAAAAGTTTGGACCGATAGTACGGATGGAAATCACGGCATCAGCACCGGCCTCCATTCGCGCCGACCTCATGCATAGATTGGGTATTGAGGAAGAAGATGTATATGATATTGAAGGTCTACTGGATTTAGGCGATCTAATCGCCCTTGCCAACCTGCCTCTACCACAACTGAAAGATAAGCCCTGGCGATCGGTCAGCCATCCAAATATCAAAACCTATGAAGCGGAAGATGACGAGCGCACGATCTTCGACATTATTCGCCATGAGGGAGACTTTTTAATACACCATCCCTATCATTCCTTTACCAATACGGTTGAGAAATTTATCACCCAAGCTGCCCACGATCCAGATGTGCTGGCTATTAAGCAGACTCTCTACCGCACGTCCGGCGATTCCCCCATCGTTCATGCTCTGATTGCAGCGGCGGAGAACGGCAAGCAGGTCGCCGTACTGGTGGAACTAAAAGCCAGGTTTGATGAAGCCAATAACATTGTCTGGGCGCGCAAGCTGGAGAATGCAGGCGTGCATGTGGTTTATGGTTTAAGGAATCTCAAAACCCACACAAAAACTGCGCTGGTGGTGAGACAAGAAGGAGAGCGCTTAATACGATATTTTCACATCGGTACCGGCAATTACAATTCTAAAACTGCCAGATTTTATAGCGATCTCGGCCTGCTCAGTTGTCGCGAAGATTTGGGTGCGGACTTAACTGAATTATTTAACTATCTTACTGGGTATTCTCGTCAAAGCGAATATCGGAAGCTGATGGTTGCCCCTGTAAATATGCGCAAGTGCTTTGCCCATCTAATCGATCGCGAGATTCAGCATCAACAAAATGGCTACGCTTCTTATATTATCGCCAAGATGAATTCCCTCGTCGATCCCGAACTAATTGCTTGGCTCTACAAAGCTTCGCAAACTGGAGTTAAAGTCGATCTGATCGTGCGCGGTATCTGTTGTCTGCGTCCTGGTGTAGAAGGTATCAGCGATAATATCCGAGTTATGAGCGTGATTGGGAGATTTCTGGAACATTCCCGTATTTTTTACTTCAGCAATGGCGGTGAGGAAGAAATGTTCATTGGCAGCGCTGACTGGATGCCGCGCAACTTGGATGCCCGCGTGGAAGTGATCGCACCAATTGAGGAGCCGAAACTAATTCAAGAACTCAAGCAGATTTTGGATATCACTCTTGCCGATAATCGTCAGGCATGGGATATGCAACCAGATGGTACCTACATCCAGCGCCACCCCCAACCCGACCAACCGGAACTGAGCTGCCAGCGCCGCTTTATGGCGCAAGCCCGCCCAGAGTTTGCTGCTGAGTAA
- a CDS encoding NUDIX hydrolase → MKHLWYLVQNILGVIFRHPITGASIISLMPDGRIVLIKRIDSGQWGLPGGMVNWGEDIATAVQRELREETGLEVVKISRLVGVYSSPERDPRIHSICVVVEAQVTGEMVVGDRHEVADVQAFTADSLPLGNLAHDHDRQLQDYFSNKTTLA, encoded by the coding sequence ATGAAACATCTCTGGTACTTAGTCCAAAATATCCTGGGTGTAATCTTTCGCCATCCTATTACAGGGGCAAGCATTATTTCCCTCATGCCTGACGGACGTATAGTGCTGATTAAAAGAATTGACAGCGGTCAGTGGGGGCTGCCGGGAGGTATGGTGAATTGGGGTGAGGATATCGCTACTGCCGTGCAACGAGAGTTGCGCGAGGAAACAGGGCTGGAAGTAGTGAAAATTTCCAGATTGGTGGGGGTTTACTCATCGCCAGAGCGCGATCCGAGAATTCACTCCATCTGCGTCGTGGTAGAAGCCCAGGTGACAGGGGAGATGGTGGTAGGCGATCGCCATGAAGTTGCTGACGTGCAGGCATTTACAGCGGACTCTCTGCCACTGGGCAACCTTGCCCACGATCACGATCGCCAATTACAGGATTACTTCTCGAACAAAACCACCTTGGCCTGA
- a CDS encoding FAD-dependent monooxygenase — protein sequence MFDVLIVGAGMVGASLACALGDKNNPGNRSLKVGIIEARSDLLQGQFGADGRASAIALGSSYIWQNIGVWDAMYRRGVTPMHCVQVSDGDYPHKVKLLREDVGKEALGYIVENRVTQESLWEFMRECSNIEWICPAKIKNISWVDADGSANLGNVGVQLPAQDSAPATHLQQSIQVQINSDIGDRWLSAKLLVAADGGRSIVRQLAGIPTSERLYNQTCIVVTVKHEYPHCNTAYERFQSSGPFAILPLSGDRSCIVWTATSAEAPVLMALDEVEFMRELSKKFGGHLGKLTLETRYTERATYVPRWMHAQTYIQPRLALIGDAAHTTHPVAGQGMNLGIRDVSAIAEILLDAYHKGEDIGSTNVLTSYQTRRRLDNLGVITVTDLTNRLFSNQFILFKWMRRVGLAILTVKPFKQLLMYFMMGLASREPHLSVTLKNNN from the coding sequence ATGTTTGATGTCTTGATCGTAGGGGCGGGCATGGTTGGTGCTAGCCTGGCCTGCGCTCTGGGAGACAAAAATAATCCAGGTAACCGCAGCCTCAAGGTTGGTATTATTGAAGCGCGTTCCGATCTACTCCAGGGGCAGTTTGGTGCAGATGGTCGTGCCAGCGCGATCGCGCTGGGATCGAGTTATATTTGGCAAAACATCGGCGTTTGGGATGCTATGTATCGCCGTGGCGTTACGCCGATGCACTGCGTTCAGGTATCTGATGGCGATTATCCGCACAAAGTAAAGCTTCTGCGCGAGGACGTGGGTAAAGAAGCACTGGGCTACATTGTGGAGAATCGAGTCACACAGGAGTCTCTGTGGGAGTTTATGCGTGAATGCAGCAATATTGAGTGGATCTGCCCCGCCAAGATTAAAAACATCTCATGGGTAGATGCAGACGGGTCGGCTAATTTAGGGAATGTGGGAGTGCAGCTACCAGCACAGGATTCCGCCCCTGCGACTCATCTTCAACAATCAATTCAGGTGCAAATTAATTCGGATATTGGCGATCGATGGCTGAGTGCCAAGTTACTAGTTGCTGCCGATGGAGGTCGCTCGATCGTGCGCCAGTTGGCAGGAATTCCCACTAGCGAGAGGCTTTACAACCAGACCTGCATAGTCGTTACGGTCAAGCATGAATATCCCCACTGTAATACTGCCTACGAGAGATTCCAGAGCAGCGGGCCATTTGCCATTTTGCCCCTGAGCGGCGATCGCTCCTGCATCGTCTGGACGGCTACCAGTGCTGAAGCTCCGGTATTAATGGCTCTCGATGAAGTCGAATTTATGCGCGAGCTGTCAAAAAAATTTGGCGGACATCTGGGCAAACTGACACTGGAAACTAGATACACAGAGCGGGCAACCTACGTGCCCCGCTGGATGCACGCTCAGACCTATATTCAACCGCGCTTGGCACTAATTGGCGATGCTGCCCATACCACTCACCCCGTAGCCGGACAGGGCATGAATTTGGGTATCCGCGATGTTAGTGCGATCGCGGAAATCTTACTCGATGCTTACCATAAAGGCGAAGATATTGGCTCTACGAACGTACTGACGAGCTATCAGACCCGTCGCCGCCTGGATAACCTGGGAGTAATTACGGTTACGGATCTGACCAATCGCCTCTTTTCCAATCAATTCATTCTATTCAAATGGATGCGGCGGGTCGGCTTAGCAATCTTGACAGTGAAGCCATTTAAGCAACTATTGATGTATTTTATGATGGGTTTAGCGAGCAGGGAACCGCATCTATCAGTAACATTGAAGAACAACAATTAA
- the purM gene encoding phosphoribosylformylglycinamidine cyclo-ligase: MDYRQAGVDIEAGRTFVEQIRALVDRTRRPGVMGNLGGFGGLFELPTGYRQPVLVSGTDGVGTKLKLAQICDRHDTVGIDLVAMCVNDVLTSGAEPLFFLDYLATGKLNPDQLTEVVKGIASGCEMAGCALIGGETAEMPGFYDDGEYDLAGFCVGIVEKDRILNGRQVEIGDAAIGLASSGVHSNGFSLVRKIVADEGWNWSDRPNLSAATADLSLGEVLLTPTRIYVRPVLDAIRAGLDIHALAHITGGGIPENLPRCLGEGKSVQIMPNSWDVLPIFTWLAEQGNVARAEMFNTFNMGIGMVAIVAPSQRDGTIAWFEQRDIPAYHIGEVIEGNGEIAGL, translated from the coding sequence GTGGATTATCGGCAAGCAGGCGTTGATATTGAAGCAGGTCGGACATTTGTAGAGCAGATTCGCGCTCTGGTGGATCGCACGCGCAGACCGGGCGTTATGGGGAATTTGGGCGGCTTTGGCGGTCTATTTGAACTTCCCACGGGTTATCGGCAACCAGTCCTGGTATCTGGTACCGATGGCGTTGGCACTAAACTGAAGCTAGCCCAGATCTGCGATCGCCACGATACGGTAGGTATCGATCTCGTCGCCATGTGCGTAAACGACGTTTTAACATCTGGAGCCGAACCCTTATTCTTTTTGGATTATCTGGCAACGGGCAAGCTGAATCCCGACCAACTAACTGAAGTAGTCAAAGGAATTGCTAGCGGCTGTGAAATGGCAGGCTGCGCCCTAATTGGTGGAGAAACGGCTGAGATGCCTGGATTCTATGATGATGGTGAATACGATCTCGCAGGTTTCTGCGTTGGCATTGTCGAGAAAGATCGCATCCTCAACGGCAGGCAGGTAGAGATTGGCGATGCTGCGATCGGGTTAGCCAGCTCTGGCGTGCATAGCAACGGATTTAGTTTAGTCCGCAAGATTGTTGCCGATGAGGGTTGGAACTGGAGCGATCGCCCTAATCTCTCTGCGGCAACCGCCGATCTAAGTTTGGGCGAAGTTCTACTGACTCCTACACGCATCTACGTGCGTCCCGTTCTGGATGCTATACGAGCGGGGCTGGATATCCATGCCCTGGCCCACATTACGGGTGGAGGCATTCCTGAAAACCTGCCTCGCTGTTTGGGTGAAGGTAAATCCGTGCAGATAATGCCCAATAGTTGGGATGTCTTGCCGATTTTCACTTGGTTGGCAGAGCAGGGAAATGTCGCTCGAGCCGAAATGTTCAATACCTTTAACATGGGAATTGGGATGGTAGCGATCGTAGCTCCATCGCAACGGGATGGAACAATAGCTTGGTTCGAGCAACGAGATATTCCTGCTTATCATATTGGCGAAGTAATTGAAGGGAATGGTGAGATCGCAGGTCTTTAG
- the proC gene encoding pyrroline-5-carboxylate reductase, with protein sequence MTIRLGIIGGGVMGEAILSGVLSKGVYSAQEICVSDPQPDRRNYIAKQYGVRVTDVNALASVGEVAILAVKPQICAQAVEGLSSTSVPLVISILAGVTLAQLESAIISKAIIRAMPNTPAQVGAGVTALAMGASADRSHREIAIAIFSAIGEVVELPESLMNAVTGLSGSGPGYVSIVIEALADGGVAAGLPRAIATKLAIQTVLGTAQLISTSGLHPAELKDRVTSPGGTTIAGIAQLERSGVRSGLIDAVVAATRRAEELGKS encoded by the coding sequence TTGACAATTCGTTTGGGCATAATTGGTGGTGGCGTAATGGGAGAAGCGATTCTCTCAGGAGTGCTATCTAAGGGAGTTTACTCGGCTCAAGAGATTTGCGTCAGCGACCCTCAACCAGATCGACGCAACTACATTGCCAAGCAATATGGCGTTCGAGTAACTGATGTTAATGCTTTAGCATCAGTGGGTGAAGTGGCGATATTAGCGGTTAAACCTCAAATATGCGCGCAGGCAGTTGAGGGTTTGTCGTCTACTTCCGTGCCTCTAGTTATATCTATATTAGCTGGTGTAACTCTCGCACAGTTAGAATCTGCAATTATATCGAAAGCTATAATCAGAGCGATGCCTAATACTCCAGCCCAAGTCGGAGCCGGGGTTACCGCTCTAGCAATGGGAGCATCAGCCGATCGGTCTCATCGGGAAATAGCGATCGCAATTTTTTCGGCAATTGGTGAGGTAGTGGAATTGCCCGAGTCGCTGATGAATGCCGTTACGGGGCTGTCTGGTTCGGGTCCGGGCTACGTGTCAATCGTGATTGAGGCATTGGCAGATGGTGGTGTGGCAGCGGGTCTACCGCGAGCGATCGCCACAAAGCTAGCTATACAAACAGTTTTAGGTACAGCCCAACTTATTTCTACGTCAGGTTTGCACCCGGCAGAGTTAAAAGATCGGGTGACGAGTCCAGGTGGTACGACGATCGCGGGAATTGCCCAGCTAGAGCGATCGGGAGTGCGGTCTGGACTTATTGATGCGGTTGTGGCTGCAACGCGGCGAGCAGAAGAATTAGGAAAGAGCTAG
- a CDS encoding cell division protein SepF: protein MGIFGKLKDFVGLSEQQEYDYEYDEVDSSNDYQNIYQEENSSVAVEEETAQPRRNRDRLIPSTSRGNMESMSNVIGMPGASNGAAQVILMEPRSFEEMPQAIQALRERKSVVLNLTMMEPDQAQRAVDFVAGGTYAIDGHQERIGDSIFLFAPSCVQVVTQATVAEPVVVPQPARVTRPTAPAPAWSTEAPIARFAQ, encoded by the coding sequence ATGGGAATCTTCGGTAAGCTCAAAGATTTCGTTGGTCTTTCAGAGCAGCAAGAGTATGATTATGAGTATGACGAAGTTGATAGCAGCAACGACTATCAAAACATCTATCAAGAGGAAAATTCTTCTGTAGCTGTTGAAGAAGAAACTGCACAACCGCGTCGCAATAGAGATAGACTGATACCCAGCACATCCAGAGGAAATATGGAAAGTATGAGTAATGTAATTGGAATGCCCGGAGCTAGTAACGGAGCCGCCCAAGTTATATTAATGGAACCTCGCAGTTTTGAAGAGATGCCCCAGGCAATTCAAGCCCTGCGCGAACGCAAGTCTGTAGTCTTGAATTTGACGATGATGGAACCGGATCAAGCCCAGAGAGCAGTAGATTTTGTGGCTGGCGGTACCTATGCGATCGACGGTCATCAAGAAAGAATTGGCGATAGCATCTTTTTGTTTGCTCCATCTTGCGTGCAGGTGGTTACCCAAGCGACAGTGGCAGAACCAGTTGTCGTTCCTCAGCCAGCTAGAGTAACTCGTCCGACCGCCCCAGCCCCAGCCTGGTCGACGGAAGCCCCGATCGCTCGTTTTGCACAATAA
- a CDS encoding YggS family pyridoxal phosphate-dependent enzyme: MEKSIGERVAAIAQTLPDRVKLVAVSKYASVSAMREAYAAGIRDFGESKVQEAQKKQQELQDLKDITWHMIGHLQSNKAKAAIQCFDWIHSVDRVSLAQQLDRLVKEIGKSPKICLQVKLAEDPHKSGWYEAELMSDLAVIKECQNLNIVGLMTILPLGLDEVASASTFMQVAELAQKLRDRGFPNLQHLSMGMSGDYPIAVKSGATIVRIGNSVFN, encoded by the coding sequence ATGGAAAAGTCTATTGGCGAGCGGGTTGCTGCGATCGCACAAACCTTACCCGATCGAGTCAAGCTAGTTGCAGTTAGTAAGTATGCATCTGTGTCAGCAATGCGCGAAGCCTATGCCGCAGGCATTAGGGATTTCGGCGAATCAAAAGTACAGGAAGCTCAAAAAAAACAACAGGAACTACAAGATTTAAAAGATATTACTTGGCACATGATCGGTCATTTGCAAAGTAATAAAGCCAAAGCAGCAATTCAGTGTTTTGATTGGATTCATTCCGTAGATCGAGTAAGCTTAGCACAACAATTGGATCGATTAGTCAAAGAAATAGGAAAATCTCCAAAAATTTGTTTGCAAGTAAAACTGGCAGAAGATCCCCACAAATCCGGGTGGTACGAAGCAGAATTGATGTCCGATCTAGCTGTAATTAAAGAATGCCAAAACCTGAATATAGTCGGACTAATGACTATCTTGCCTTTAGGCTTAGATGAAGTTGCATCTGCCAGCACGTTTATGCAAGTAGCCGAGTTGGCCCAAAAGCTTAGAGATCGAGGATTTCCTAACTTACAACACTTATCTATGGGTATGTCAGGCGACTACCCGATCGCCGTGAAGTCTGGTGCAACAATAGTTCGGATTGGTAACTCTGTCTTTAACTGA
- a CDS encoding Fur family transcriptional regulator, with protein sequence MKVKLTRSQEKVLHLLQQTNQAISAQGIYAELRSDRAPVGLATVYRSLEVLKLQGLIKSLTLPNGEAVYSVMPADKHHLNCLNCGISLPIESCPVHELGNQLQQAHNFKIYYHTLEFFGLCPQCQDRSQDPHLEAQVKSNDLTHDRHKCADC encoded by the coding sequence ATGAAGGTAAAACTGACCCGCAGCCAGGAAAAAGTTTTGCATCTGCTACAGCAGACAAATCAGGCAATTTCAGCTCAGGGGATTTATGCAGAGTTAAGGAGCGATCGCGCCCCTGTTGGTTTAGCGACGGTTTATCGTTCCCTGGAGGTGCTCAAACTTCAAGGGTTGATTAAATCGTTAACTTTGCCCAATGGAGAGGCTGTCTACAGCGTCATGCCTGCGGATAAGCATCATCTGAATTGCTTGAACTGCGGCATATCTTTGCCAATAGAGAGTTGTCCGGTTCACGAACTAGGTAATCAGCTACAACAAGCACATAACTTCAAGATTTACTACCATACCTTAGAGTTTTTTGGACTGTGTCCCCAGTGCCAAGATCGCAGTCAAGATCCCCACCTGGAAGCGCAAGTGAAGTCAAACGATTTAACACACGATCGCCACAAATGTGCCGATTGTTGA
- a CDS encoding glycoside hydrolase family 104 protein — protein sequence MRKSKLLCVLLAVAGLVPTVATVDTAEAQESSCFMVTPSGDYMDLSGLCKKNPPPQKPKPPKPSAKARYAKQSPSYPILSYPSEVNLLAFLRVIRYAEGTDSSDGYNIQFTGVRFSSFADHPRRVICSYYRGKELCSSAAGAYQFLETTWDDVASSIGAGDFRPEWQDRAAVELIRRAGALNDVLSGRVEDAIAKVSPVWASFPRWYGDYSGEYGQAVVPMDELVQEFRRQQQIVAASLPRSGRVSSR from the coding sequence ATGCGCAAGTCCAAACTTTTATGCGTACTTCTGGCTGTGGCGGGGCTAGTCCCAACCGTCGCAACCGTAGATACAGCAGAAGCCCAAGAGTCGTCTTGTTTCATGGTTACTCCTTCGGGTGACTACATGGATCTAAGCGGTCTTTGCAAAAAAAATCCACCACCACAGAAACCCAAACCGCCAAAACCATCTGCTAAGGCAAGATATGCCAAGCAATCGCCCAGCTATCCCATCCTGTCCTACCCTAGCGAAGTAAATTTGCTGGCTTTCTTAAGGGTAATTCGCTACGCTGAGGGCACTGACAGTTCTGATGGTTACAACATTCAGTTTACGGGGGTCAGGTTCAGCAGCTTTGCCGATCATCCGCGCCGCGTTATTTGTAGCTACTATCGCGGTAAAGAGTTGTGCTCGTCTGCTGCTGGGGCTTATCAGTTTTTAGAAACCACCTGGGATGACGTGGCGAGCAGTATTGGGGCTGGCGACTTCAGGCCGGAGTGGCAAGATCGCGCCGCAGTCGAACTGATCCGGCGGGCAGGAGCATTAAATGACGTGCTATCGGGTCGGGTTGAGGATGCGATCGCTAAGGTGTCTCCTGTATGGGCGAGTTTCCCGCGTTGGTATGGCGACTATTCGGGCGAGTACGGTCAGGCAGTCGTACCTATGGACGAACTCGTCCAGGAGTTCCGCAGGCAGCAACAGATAGTTGCCGCGAGCCTACCGCGTAGCGGTCGAGTATCGTCTCGGTGA
- the recN gene encoding DNA repair protein RecN — protein sequence MLLSLKIENFALIDSLELELYPGLNIMTGETGAGKSIILDALDAALGGKVSARALRTGKERGMVEATFQIADRGIMDWLVQQEIDLLEDSLLVCSREITARNNRTRLNGVIVNKQQIDALREQLVEITAQGQTVLLGRGTMQREWLDSFGGEQLWQQRQQVAQLFEIKERSHRQLVERQNRDRTRLQQIDILQYQIQELDAAALTGANETIELEHERTRLAHSVDLQQQSYQVYEALYQNDSGVACADLLGKAEAVLNDMVAVDDSLSGILELVAGALAQVEEAGRQINAYSDRLESEPERLEEIEDRIRLLKQICRKYGPNLSDAIAYAQKLQQELDELTNEPQSIEELEKIAAADLKALQVACRTLTELRQAAAAQLEQKLIAGLKSLAMEKVQFRVAFTAIEPNATGADRIVFEFSPNPGEPLQPLHETASGGEMSRFLLALKTCFAQIDPIGTLVFDEIDVGVSGRVSQAIALQLYQLARARQVLCVTHQPIVAAIADCHFHVSKHVIADPVAISNGVDAIAERTTVQVQLLDPDRRKQELAQLAGGGSVTLETSKKKGKLKDSAVVFAESLLSQAQELKQQILRAVS from the coding sequence ATGCTCTTAAGCCTGAAAATTGAAAACTTTGCTTTAATTGACAGCTTGGAACTGGAGCTATATCCGGGGCTGAATATCATGACGGGCGAGACAGGCGCGGGTAAGTCCATTATTCTCGATGCCCTCGATGCTGCCCTCGGTGGCAAAGTCTCGGCACGGGCGTTGCGGACTGGCAAGGAACGGGGCATGGTGGAAGCTACGTTTCAGATTGCCGATCGCGGCATTATGGATTGGCTCGTCCAACAGGAAATCGACCTGCTCGAAGACAGTTTATTAGTGTGCAGTCGCGAAATTACTGCGCGAAACAATCGCACTCGCCTCAATGGTGTAATTGTAAATAAGCAACAAATCGATGCTCTGCGCGAGCAGTTGGTTGAAATTACCGCCCAGGGGCAGACCGTTTTGTTGGGACGCGGCACCATGCAGCGCGAATGGCTCGATAGTTTTGGTGGCGAGCAGCTATGGCAGCAGCGCCAACAAGTGGCTCAGTTATTTGAAATTAAAGAGCGATCGCACAGGCAACTCGTAGAACGACAAAATCGCGATCGCACTCGGCTCCAACAGATCGACATCCTGCAATATCAAATTCAAGAACTCGATGCGGCTGCCCTTACTGGTGCTAATGAGACGATCGAACTGGAGCACGAGCGCACCCGCCTCGCCCACAGCGTCGATCTGCAACAGCAAAGCTATCAAGTCTACGAGGCTTTATACCAAAACGACTCCGGGGTTGCCTGTGCCGACCTTCTGGGTAAAGCTGAAGCGGTTCTCAACGATATGGTCGCAGTTGACGATAGCTTGTCGGGTATTCTGGAACTGGTTGCGGGAGCGCTAGCGCAGGTAGAAGAGGCAGGCAGGCAGATTAATGCCTACAGCGATCGCCTCGAAAGCGAACCGGAACGACTAGAAGAAATTGAAGATCGCATTAGATTGCTGAAGCAAATTTGCCGCAAGTACGGGCCGAACTTATCCGACGCGATCGCCTACGCCCAAAAACTGCAACAAGAATTGGACGAGCTGACAAACGAGCCACAGTCAATTGAAGAGCTAGAAAAAATTGCCGCTGCCGACCTCAAAGCTTTACAAGTTGCCTGCCGTACCCTGACCGAGCTACGCCAAGCCGCCGCCGCACAACTAGAGCAGAAATTAATTGCTGGTTTAAAATCCCTAGCGATGGAGAAAGTGCAATTTCGCGTGGCATTTACCGCAATCGAACCAAATGCTACGGGTGCAGATCGGATCGTGTTCGAGTTTAGCCCTAATCCAGGCGAACCGCTGCAACCGCTGCACGAAACTGCTTCCGGCGGCGAAATGAGCCGCTTTTTGCTAGCGTTAAAGACTTGCTTTGCCCAGATCGATCCGATTGGCACCCTCGTATTCGATGAAATTGACGTGGGCGTATCCGGGCGCGTATCGCAGGCGATCGCGCTGCAACTCTATCAACTCGCTCGCGCCCGTCAGGTACTCTGCGTAACTCACCAACCGATTGTCGCCGCGATCGCCGATTGCCACTTTCACGTCTCCAAGCACGTAATTGCCGATCCTGTTGCTATCTCGAATGGTGTCGATGCGATCGCGGAACGCACGACAGTACAGGTGCAACTATTAGACCCCGATCGGCGCAAACAGGAACTCGCCCAACTAGCAGGCGGTGGCAGCGTTACCCTGGAGACAAGCAAGAAAAAAGGCAAATTAAAAGATAGCGCCGTGGTGTTTGCAGAATCTTTACTCAGTCAGGCACAGGAATTAAAGCAGCAGATCCTGCGAGCAGTTTCGTAG